Proteins encoded in a region of the Devosia sp. RR2S18 genome:
- a CDS encoding DUF378 domain-containing protein has translation MKALNLITLLLIIIGGINWLLVGAFQFDLVAGLFGGVDSPLARIVYVLVGLSALYQLVPFFKAMSSDEVHAERGRH, from the coding sequence ATGAAAGCTCTAAATCTTATTACGCTTCTGCTGATCATCATCGGCGGTATCAACTGGCTGCTGGTGGGTGCATTCCAGTTCGATCTGGTTGCTGGCCTGTTTGGCGGGGTGGATTCACCGCTCGCTCGCATCGTTTACGTCCTTGTTGGCCTCTCTGCTCTCTACCAGCTGGTGCCGTTCTTCAAGGCAATGTCCAGCGACGAAGTGCACGCCGAGCGCGGCCGCCACTAA
- a CDS encoding autotransporter assembly complex protein TamA — protein MSALCVAATLMTAAPATAFELFGIKFFEDESAVDAVIADPQPYVLDVSVNGVGDVVDAVRNASSLVAGQDEPASGAAGLLATARGDYRRIIAALYDEGYYGGVVSIRVNGVEAATLPPDTNLPDPVPVTLFVEPGPLFRFNRVVLTNTAPPTTDPYDYVEPPSSVGLAAAEIASSSAILRAEQLALEAWRELGYPKASIAGRDVVADHATGTVDVALEINPGPYAAFGPVSVVGTERMNPAFVRQQTGLVVGEEYDPDEIDRAQARIDRLQVFRSARFEAAEDVGADGLLPYDLIVQERRGRRFGVGASYSTVDGLGAEAFHLWRNLFGQAERLRLDARVAGIGYPVDTAEFDYFFGGTFTKPGFLHPDTDLVASIAAERNVYPRYTEISGSARLGLTHFLSDQITVSGGAEYERSRFEDVFGTRDFSIAGVYAGATLDFRDDTVDPTSGWYVQADVEPYYEFNYDNPQARVILEGRTYFGFGDEDPFVIAGKLRGGALLGPDLSQIPPDKLFFAGGGGSVRGYGYRSIGVEDGSGDVTGGRYLLEASVEARARINETFGVVGFLDGGYVAADTFPGLEDLRLGAGVGVRYYTGLGPLRLDIAIPLNKRSGDPDYAIYAGIGQAF, from the coding sequence ATGAGCGCCCTGTGCGTTGCCGCCACACTGATGACGGCGGCACCGGCAACTGCGTTTGAGCTTTTTGGCATCAAATTCTTCGAGGACGAGAGCGCGGTCGACGCAGTTATCGCCGACCCGCAACCCTATGTGCTCGATGTCTCGGTAAATGGTGTGGGCGACGTGGTGGATGCCGTCCGCAATGCCTCGTCACTCGTGGCCGGGCAGGATGAGCCCGCCTCAGGCGCCGCCGGCCTACTGGCCACAGCCCGAGGCGACTATCGCCGCATCATCGCCGCCCTTTATGACGAGGGCTATTATGGTGGCGTGGTCAGCATCCGTGTCAACGGGGTGGAGGCTGCCACCCTGCCCCCTGACACCAATCTGCCCGACCCGGTTCCGGTGACGCTGTTCGTCGAACCCGGTCCGCTCTTCCGCTTCAACCGCGTGGTGCTGACTAACACGGCCCCACCTACCACCGACCCTTATGACTATGTCGAGCCGCCGTCGAGCGTCGGGCTCGCCGCTGCCGAGATCGCCAGCTCCAGCGCCATTCTTCGTGCCGAGCAGCTCGCTCTCGAGGCATGGCGTGAATTGGGATATCCCAAGGCCAGCATCGCCGGCCGCGATGTGGTGGCTGACCATGCGACCGGCACGGTCGATGTCGCACTTGAGATCAATCCTGGCCCCTATGCCGCTTTCGGTCCGGTCAGTGTCGTCGGCACCGAGCGCATGAACCCTGCGTTCGTGCGCCAGCAGACGGGCCTCGTCGTCGGGGAGGAATACGATCCCGACGAGATCGACCGGGCTCAAGCCCGAATTGATCGCCTGCAGGTCTTCCGCTCGGCGCGGTTTGAAGCTGCCGAGGATGTGGGCGCCGATGGGCTGCTCCCCTATGATTTGATTGTGCAGGAGCGTCGGGGCCGCCGCTTCGGCGTGGGCGCCAGCTATTCCACCGTGGATGGTCTGGGTGCCGAGGCTTTCCACCTCTGGCGCAATCTGTTCGGCCAGGCGGAACGGCTGCGACTCGATGCCCGGGTCGCCGGCATCGGCTATCCCGTCGACACCGCCGAATTCGACTATTTCTTTGGTGGCACGTTCACCAAGCCCGGCTTTCTGCACCCCGACACCGATTTGGTGGCGTCCATCGCCGCTGAGCGCAACGTCTATCCACGCTATACCGAAATTTCCGGCAGTGCCCGGTTGGGCCTCACCCACTTCCTGTCCGACCAGATCACCGTTTCGGGCGGCGCCGAATATGAGCGCAGCCGGTTCGAGGATGTTTTCGGCACGCGCGACTTTTCGATTGCCGGCGTCTATGCCGGTGCCACGCTCGATTTCCGCGATGATACGGTTGATCCCACCTCGGGCTGGTATGTCCAGGCCGATGTCGAGCCCTATTACGAGTTCAACTACGACAATCCGCAGGCGCGGGTGATCCTGGAGGGCCGCACCTATTTCGGTTTTGGCGATGAGGATCCGTTCGTGATCGCCGGCAAGCTGCGCGGTGGTGCCCTGCTTGGCCCCGACCTCAGTCAAATACCACCCGACAAGCTGTTTTTCGCCGGCGGTGGCGGATCGGTCCGCGGCTATGGCTATCGCTCGATCGGCGTTGAGGATGGCTCGGGCGACGTCACCGGCGGCCGCTATCTCTTGGAAGCGTCGGTGGAAGCGCGCGCCAGGATCAACGAGACCTTCGGCGTGGTCGGCTTCCTCGATGGCGGCTATGTGGCTGCCGATACCTTCCCCGGCCTGGAGGATCTTCGCCTCGGCGCGGGTGTCGGTGTGCGCTACTATACCGGCCTCGGCCCACTCCGGCTCGACATCGCCATCCCGCTCAACAAGCGGTCCGGCGATCCTGACTACGCCATCTATGCCGGCATAGGGCAGGCTTTCTGA
- a CDS encoding extracellular solute-binding protein, whose amino-acid sequence MKFAAALLATGMVFTSLAAPAIAQTPTGVWTHAFTLEGEPKYPADFEHFDYVNPDAPKGGTVRMGDMGGFDTFNPILPKGEPAGGIGLLYETLMTPSLDEVNTYYGHLAEALMIAPDYGSVTFRIDPDAYWHDGEPVTAEDVVWTFEKLLEVNPDRQQYYANIESAEVTSPGEVTFTFNQTGNRELPLILGQLMVLPQHWWEGTDAQGNARDIAQSTLEPPLGSGPYRLDSFDAGRTITYERVEDYWGINEPTEVGHNNFGTYQIEYFLDMTVMFEAFKADQFDWWYENQAARWANAYDFPAVEQGRVIKEVFPQDYANSGLMMGFVPNLRRDKFQDPLVREALNYAFDFEELSNTLFFNQYDRIDSYFFGLPFKSSGLPEGEELEALETVRDQVPESVFTEPYTNPVSGDPGKLRANLRQALQLFNEAGYTLEGNRLVNGNGEQFGFEILLNGPTIEPVAQNLATNLRQIGVDVSLRTVDSPQYINRTRSFDFDVIYTGWAQSWSPGNEQRFFFGSAAANEEGSQNYAGIANPAIDALIEQLVVADDRESQEAITKAIDRVLLANHYVVPSYTLRASRVARWDRFSHPENLPEFSNGFPTIWWWDEAKAERTGGAR is encoded by the coding sequence ATGAAGTTCGCCGCCGCCCTTCTCGCTACCGGCATGGTGTTCACCAGCCTGGCTGCTCCCGCAATAGCCCAGACGCCTACCGGCGTTTGGACCCATGCCTTCACGCTGGAAGGTGAACCCAAATATCCCGCGGACTTCGAGCACTTCGACTACGTCAATCCCGATGCACCCAAGGGCGGCACCGTCCGGATGGGGGATATGGGCGGCTTCGATACCTTCAACCCGATCCTCCCCAAGGGCGAGCCTGCAGGCGGTATCGGCCTCCTCTACGAGACACTTATGACCCCCTCGTTGGACGAGGTGAACACCTATTACGGCCACCTCGCCGAGGCGTTGATGATCGCGCCCGATTATGGCTCGGTGACGTTCCGTATCGATCCCGACGCATATTGGCACGATGGTGAGCCAGTGACCGCCGAGGACGTGGTCTGGACCTTCGAGAAGCTGCTCGAGGTCAACCCCGACCGGCAGCAATACTATGCCAATATCGAATCTGCCGAGGTAACCTCTCCCGGGGAAGTCACGTTCACCTTCAACCAGACCGGCAATCGCGAACTGCCTCTGATCTTGGGTCAGCTCATGGTTCTGCCGCAGCATTGGTGGGAGGGCACGGACGCGCAAGGCAACGCCCGCGACATTGCCCAGTCCACCCTGGAGCCGCCGCTTGGCTCGGGACCCTACCGGTTGGACAGCTTTGATGCGGGCCGCACCATCACCTATGAACGGGTGGAGGACTACTGGGGTATCAATGAGCCGACCGAGGTGGGCCACAACAATTTCGGCACCTACCAAATCGAATACTTCCTCGACATGACGGTTATGTTCGAGGCCTTCAAGGCTGATCAGTTCGACTGGTGGTATGAAAATCAAGCCGCCCGTTGGGCCAACGCCTATGACTTTCCCGCCGTGGAACAGGGACGGGTCATCAAGGAGGTTTTCCCGCAGGACTACGCCAATTCTGGCCTGATGATGGGCTTCGTTCCCAATCTGCGGCGCGACAAGTTTCAGGATCCGCTAGTGCGCGAAGCTCTCAACTATGCCTTCGATTTCGAGGAACTGAGCAACACGCTCTTCTTCAATCAATATGATCGCATCGACAGCTATTTCTTCGGCCTGCCCTTCAAATCCAGCGGCTTGCCTGAAGGCGAGGAACTGGAGGCGCTCGAAACCGTACGCGACCAAGTGCCAGAGAGCGTCTTTACCGAGCCCTACACCAACCCCGTCAGCGGCGATCCCGGCAAGCTGCGAGCAAACCTCCGGCAGGCGCTGCAATTATTTAACGAGGCTGGTTACACGCTGGAAGGCAACCGTCTTGTGAATGGAAACGGGGAGCAGTTCGGTTTCGAGATCCTGCTCAATGGACCCACGATTGAACCGGTCGCCCAGAACCTAGCGACCAATCTCCGCCAGATCGGCGTGGACGTCTCGCTGCGAACCGTTGACAGCCCGCAATATATCAACCGCACCCGCTCGTTCGACTTCGACGTCATCTATACCGGCTGGGCGCAATCCTGGTCGCCGGGAAATGAGCAGCGCTTCTTTTTCGGCTCAGCGGCAGCCAATGAGGAAGGTTCGCAGAACTATGCCGGCATCGCCAATCCGGCGATCGATGCGCTGATCGAGCAACTGGTGGTGGCCGATGACCGGGAGAGCCAGGAGGCGATCACCAAGGCGATTGATCGGGTGCTGCTCGCCAACCACTACGTCGTCCCCAGCTACACGCTACGCGCCTCCCGCGTCGCCCGGTGGGACCGCTTCAGCCATCCCGAAAACCTGCCGGAATTCTCCAACGGTTTTCCTACCATCTGGTGGTGGGACGAGGCAAAGGCAGAGCGGACCGGCGGCGCTCGATAG